The window ATTCGGCCCTTGAGCCTCTCAATGTTTCTCCGGACCACATCCATCCCAACACCGCGTCCGGAGACATCAGTAATTTCTTCCGCCGTAGAAAATCCCGGCTCAAGAATAAATTTGTATACCTCGATATCCGTCATTCCGAGATCCGACTCAATCAGACCCATCTCCAGTGCTTTTTGAACGATTTTGTCCCTCGAAAGTCCTTTCCCGTCGTCTCTTAACTCAATGACGACATTGTCGCCGGCACGATGAGCCGACAAGGAGATCGTTCCTACCTCTTCTTTTCCTGTTTTGCGGCGGGCTTCAGGCATTTCAATCCCATGATCCACAGCATTACGAACCATATGAACCAGAGGATCGTTTATCACATCGACCATATTACGATCAATTTCCGTCTCTTCGCCTCTGGTGATGAATGCAATCTTCTTTCCGCATTTTTGTGAAACATCCCGGGAAACCCGAAGCAATCTCTGAAAAGTGCCTCGGAAGGGAACCATCCTCATTGACATTCCAAGATCCTGCAAATCCCTGACAATCTTGGCCGTGTGATCTACCTTCTTAATCAATTCATGATTATTATTCGTCAAAATCAATTCGTCTTGGGAGATCATTGAATGAGCAATCACTAGCTCACCAAGCATATCTATCAGACGATTCAAACGATTTGTTTGAACACGAACTGTCGAATCCATTGAACCAACGACATGCTCCGATATTTTTTGCAGGGGCAGGCTTGATGCAATTGCCGAAGTCAATGCCGTCCCTGATGGCGCCTTTGCACCGGGACTTATGACGTTGGGATTCGGATCCATCAAATCACGCATTAGCGCAGCATACCCGGCAGGTATCCTAAGAATGTTGTCACTTAAACCGTTCTGTACATTTGCGATCAACTCATTCAGCATATCAATGGATCGAAGGATAAGATCCGCATAATCACGCGTGCAGCCGATCTCGCCGGTGCGCATCCGCGATAAAATGCCTTCTATGCAATGCGCCAGTTCATGAGGTCTCCGCATTCCAAGGAAGGCTGAAGTCCCTTTCATGGTATGAAGAATACGAAAAAGTAGATTTATAGATTCTTGATTCCATGGATCAGATTCCAAAGTCAGCAGAGAGGCTTCGGCTTGTTCCAGATATTCGCAACATTCATTGACATACTCTGTCAAAAGACCAGTGTCAGAATTCTCCGGAAAGGATTCCTTTAGGGGCACATTTGTATAGGAATCCGACAGAGATTTGTCATTCGCGCTTAAGGAAATGATCGGCTCGGGCAGCCGAGGCTTCTTCTTTGGCGTTTTCTCCCCGGATTCATCTATTAATCTGCTTCCATCAGTATCTATTGGTGACGGCGTCTGGTTTGTAGAAGCCGTCTCTAACCCGGCTTTCTTCACGGATAATTTGAATTCTTGAACTTCTATCAGTGAAGCGGCGTTCTCAATACGCTTATAGATTTCATCAAGAATACGGCTCGGGTTTTTTGATGCTCCCGCGGTGATTTCATTGAGCAAATGCATAGCCTCTTCAAGGGGTTGCTTAATGAAATCGGGATAGTCCGCTCCGGCACCGCCTGGATTGAGTACCGCACGAAGGATGGCCGAGGCTTGTTCAAGCGCCTTGAGATCATTCACTTCAGATTGAATGAGGACAATCGATGCATCATGAAGGGTGCATGATGAGGCGTTCATTTTGCAGGCACCGATGGACTGGTTTTTGCCTCTGTCCTTTGGCGGCATTTCATCCTTTCCCACAAAACGTCCCACAGGTTTCTCACAAATATTCCAGTAACCCGCTGGGATGGTGGATCCCCCGGCGATATTTGTCGCCGGGATGGGGCCTATGTAACCATCGGCGAGGCAGATAGAGGTATTTAGCAGCGAGAAGAGTCATAACCATTAGTCCTTCAATCAATTAAGCCATTATTCTCAGCGGGCTTGCCCCTCGCGGATCTGAAGGAACAGCGCAACGTAATGCCTTCCAGCGTCCTAGCCGCAATCTGCGGTCGGCTTTACCCATGGTGCGGCATCGGGTGTCAACATATAATCGATGGGAGCGGAACCAGGGGATCACAACTATTCTGGTCGTCATCGGAAAGCAGGCAAGCGTGATGCCAAGGGGATTCATCCTACACCCCACCTATCGGATAGAGAAAGGCCGCCCGGTCATTCATCTATTTGGGAAATTGGAGTCGGGAGAGACCTTTGTCGTTCGCAATGATAGGTATCGCCCCTACTTCTTTATAAAAAAGACCGACACATCCAAAGCCCGAAAAGCCGGGGCGGGCGAAATCCGGTCCTCGGGTTATAGGACAATGGCCGGGATTCCCGTTTCAAGATTGGTTTTCGATC is drawn from Candidatus Eisenbacteria bacterium and contains these coding sequences:
- a CDS encoding chemotaxis protein CheA — its product is MGRFVGKDEMPPKDRGKNQSIGACKMNASSCTLHDASIVLIQSEVNDLKALEQASAILRAVLNPGGAGADYPDFIKQPLEEAMHLLNEITAGASKNPSRILDEIYKRIENAASLIEVQEFKLSVKKAGLETASTNQTPSPIDTDGSRLIDESGEKTPKKKPRLPEPIISLSANDKSLSDSYTNVPLKESFPENSDTGLLTEYVNECCEYLEQAEASLLTLESDPWNQESINLLFRILHTMKGTSAFLGMRRPHELAHCIEGILSRMRTGEIGCTRDYADLILRSIDMLNELIANVQNGLSDNILRIPAGYAALMRDLMDPNPNVISPGAKAPSGTALTSAIASSLPLQKISEHVVGSMDSTVRVQTNRLNRLIDMLGELVIAHSMISQDELILTNNNHELIKKVDHTAKIVRDLQDLGMSMRMVPFRGTFQRLLRVSRDVSQKCGKKIAFITRGEETEIDRNMVDVINDPLVHMVRNAVDHGIEMPEARRKTGKEEVGTISLSAHRAGDNVVIELRDDGKGLSRDKIVQKALEMGLIESDLGMTDIEVYKFILEPGFSTAEEITDVSGRGVGMDVVRRNIERLKGRIDISSIQGEGTVITIRLPLTLAITDGMLVGIGRERYIIPITNIILNLRPESDSLSTVVKRGEMICIQDRMIPICRLYELLNIEGAVVDPTKGILIILSDGEQEIALLVDEILGQRQLVVKSLDGSMAKASTFSGFTILGDGCVGLILDPEGIIAAAKEASNRTPTISRDIKAACG